Proteins co-encoded in one Oceanidesulfovibrio indonesiensis genomic window:
- a CDS encoding sensor histidine kinase has translation MATPSLSSALSKKISLLIIFVSLTPLIVVSGIFAHLFHTAYQEKTIAHLEEVVSKHREIVDAHLHERLASIKTLMDVCPLNDLRRTEFLKELLYTLHSQYGRAFVDLGLVDDTGALIAYAGPFQLGDAQYGQSEWFQNAMENDHHISDVFMGIRNQPHFIVAASRDWDGRRYILRATIDFESFTRLVENIRIGETGHAFIVNREGAFQTQPREDFSQCKNFLLNLIKSLLPSEKPMGPLLVVTEDKACETDSDAVFVLATLKQGDWVLFYEQMTRDAFRDIYHARLILLSVLALGSLGIIITAIILTRRVVAYIAKLDEDKEKMNEQVIHASKMASLGEMAAGIAHEINNPVAVMVEEAGWIQDILDDTPEGGSCDTVEIKRSIAQIKTQGNRCKDITQKLLSFARKTEPERCMLDVNSLILETVDLVASKARYANVHIATKLSPWPPHIQASVTEMQQVLLNLINNSLDAMEETGGDLTIATRKLDKMVEIEIRDTGPGIPEPIISKIFDPFFTTKPVGSGTGLGLAVCYGLIKNMGGDISVTSSIGQGATFRVHLPQAPETAVSSFCVTQPQGGKR, from the coding sequence GTGGCGACACCTTCATTGAGCTCTGCGCTTTCAAAAAAGATCAGCCTGCTGATCATATTTGTCTCGCTCACACCGCTTATCGTGGTGAGCGGGATATTCGCGCACCTCTTCCACACGGCATACCAGGAAAAGACCATCGCGCATCTGGAAGAAGTGGTAAGCAAGCATCGGGAGATCGTCGATGCGCACCTGCATGAACGGCTCGCCTCCATCAAAACCCTCATGGACGTCTGTCCGCTCAATGACCTCAGACGCACGGAGTTCCTCAAGGAGCTCCTGTATACGCTGCACTCCCAATACGGACGGGCGTTCGTGGACCTCGGACTCGTCGACGACACCGGCGCGCTCATAGCCTACGCCGGCCCATTCCAACTGGGCGATGCTCAATACGGGCAATCCGAATGGTTTCAGAACGCCATGGAGAACGACCACCATATAAGTGACGTCTTCATGGGCATCCGCAACCAGCCCCATTTCATCGTGGCCGCAAGCCGCGACTGGGACGGCAGGCGGTACATTCTGCGCGCAACCATCGATTTCGAGTCGTTCACCCGGCTTGTGGAGAACATCCGCATCGGCGAAACAGGGCACGCCTTCATCGTGAATCGCGAGGGGGCATTCCAGACCCAGCCGCGCGAAGACTTCTCCCAGTGCAAAAATTTCCTGCTCAACCTCATCAAATCCCTGCTGCCCTCAGAAAAGCCCATGGGTCCCCTGCTCGTGGTCACCGAGGACAAGGCGTGCGAAACCGACTCCGATGCGGTGTTCGTGCTCGCCACCCTCAAGCAGGGCGACTGGGTGCTATTCTACGAGCAGATGACCCGCGACGCCTTCCGCGACATCTATCATGCCCGGCTCATCCTGCTCTCGGTCCTCGCCCTCGGCTCGCTGGGCATCATCATCACCGCCATCATCCTGACCCGGCGCGTTGTGGCCTACATAGCCAAGCTCGACGAAGACAAGGAAAAGATGAACGAGCAGGTGATCCATGCCTCCAAAATGGCTTCGCTGGGCGAGATGGCAGCCGGCATCGCGCATGAGATCAACAATCCCGTCGCGGTCATGGTGGAAGAGGCAGGCTGGATTCAGGATATCCTCGATGACACCCCCGAGGGCGGCTCCTGCGACACCGTGGAGATCAAGCGTTCCATCGCGCAGATCAAGACGCAGGGCAATCGCTGCAAGGACATCACCCAGAAGCTGCTCTCCTTTGCCCGCAAGACCGAGCCTGAACGCTGCATGCTGGACGTGAACAGCCTCATCCTGGAGACCGTGGACCTCGTGGCCTCCAAGGCCCGTTACGCCAACGTGCACATTGCGACGAAACTTTCGCCCTGGCCGCCTCATATCCAGGCGTCAGTCACCGAAATGCAGCAGGTTCTGCTGAACCTCATCAACAACAGCCTCGACGCCATGGAAGAAACCGGCGGCGATCTTACCATCGCCACCCGCAAGCTGGACAAAATGGTCGAAATCGAAATCCGCGACACAGGCCCAGGCATCCCGGAGCCCATAATCTCCAAGATTTTCGACCCCTTCTTCACCACCAAGCCAGTTGGCAGCGGGACCGGCCTCGGGCTGGCGGTCTGCTACGGTCTCATCAAGAACATGGGGGGAGACATTTCCGTCACCAGTTCCATCGGCCAAGGCGCCACTTTCCGAGTCCATCTGCCGCAGGCGCCCGAAACCGCCGTCAGCTCCTTCTGCGTCACACAACCACAGGGAGGAAAGCGATGA
- a CDS encoding sigma-54-dependent transcriptional regulator has translation MNTILIVDDDAQLRRSFSKLLTERGYEVETAASGEQCLERARKGGIDLVIQDIRLPGMDGLETFRHLRDIEPTPQVIVMTAYGTMETAVEATKLGAYDYVLKPFDIPAMLELIEKALETAKRKKELSGGQLDEARSSMDAVLGRSPAMQEVYKAIGRAAPTDATVLICGESGTGKELVARAIYKYSSRANKPFSIINCVAIPETLLESELFGYEKGAFTGAGSRRIGKIELAQQGTVFLDEIGDMPLSIQAKILRLIQERTIERLGGNQAIPVDVRIIAATNRELEKSVQDGVFREDLYFRLKVVTLTLPPLRERIDDIPLLARHFLSLHAHEMELPNPGLSPEGEAALLRYQWPGNVRELSNCLQKAIIFSKGAPLSEKDIESSLRQPVPHGKTPPIDTEDALFQWAGDTLLSSRSEKPYEEAMDVISALLIKSALEMTEGNKTRAAKLLGLTRPTLLAKIDKHRLAMSTKVTGPKSDS, from the coding sequence ATGAACACCATACTCATCGTGGATGACGACGCCCAACTCAGGCGCAGCTTCAGCAAACTGCTCACGGAACGCGGTTATGAGGTGGAAACCGCCGCCTCAGGCGAGCAGTGCCTGGAGCGCGCCCGCAAAGGCGGCATCGACCTGGTGATCCAGGACATCCGGCTGCCGGGCATGGACGGCCTGGAAACATTCCGCCACCTGCGCGACATCGAGCCCACGCCCCAGGTCATCGTCATGACCGCGTACGGCACCATGGAAACCGCCGTGGAAGCCACCAAGCTCGGAGCATATGATTACGTGCTCAAACCGTTCGACATACCGGCGATGCTCGAACTCATCGAAAAGGCCCTCGAAACAGCCAAGCGCAAGAAGGAGCTTTCCGGAGGGCAACTCGACGAGGCCCGGTCCAGCATGGACGCCGTTCTCGGGCGCTCCCCGGCCATGCAGGAGGTGTACAAGGCCATCGGCCGCGCCGCGCCCACGGATGCGACCGTGCTCATCTGCGGAGAGTCCGGCACGGGCAAGGAACTCGTGGCGCGGGCCATTTACAAATACAGCTCGCGGGCCAACAAGCCCTTCAGCATCATCAACTGCGTGGCCATTCCGGAAACCCTCCTTGAAAGCGAACTTTTCGGTTACGAGAAAGGAGCATTCACCGGCGCCGGGTCGCGCCGCATCGGAAAGATCGAGCTGGCCCAGCAGGGCACGGTGTTTCTGGACGAGATCGGAGACATGCCGCTGTCCATCCAGGCCAAGATCCTGCGCCTGATCCAGGAAAGGACCATAGAACGCCTCGGCGGCAACCAGGCTATTCCCGTGGATGTGCGGATCATCGCCGCCACGAACCGCGAACTGGAAAAATCCGTGCAGGACGGCGTGTTCCGGGAGGACCTCTATTTCCGACTCAAGGTCGTGACCCTGACCCTGCCGCCCCTGCGCGAGCGCATCGACGACATTCCCCTGCTGGCGCGCCACTTTCTCAGCCTCCACGCCCACGAGATGGAATTGCCCAATCCCGGGCTTTCTCCGGAAGGAGAAGCCGCACTGTTGCGCTACCAGTGGCCGGGCAACGTGCGCGAGCTGTCCAACTGCTTGCAGAAAGCCATCATTTTCAGCAAAGGCGCGCCGCTGAGTGAAAAGGATATTGAATCCTCGCTACGCCAGCCCGTACCGCACGGAAAAACTCCGCCGATTGATACAGAAGACGCCCTTTTCCAGTGGGCTGGAGATACTCTGCTTTCTTCCCGGTCGGAGAAGCCTTACGAAGAAGCCATGGATGTCATTTCAGCCCTGCTGATCAAGAGCGCCCTGGAGATGACCGAAGGCAACAAGACCCGCGCGGCCAAACTGCTCGGGCTCACCCGGCCCACGCTTCTGGCCAAGATCGACAAGCATCGGCTGGCGATGAGCACCAAAGTGACCGGACCCAAATCCGACTCCTGA
- a CDS encoding sensor histidine kinase translates to MRILGLRSRIFILLGILVAVNLTGALVTLWYVQRTQALFSETMEQGAEALDAAQEMQRALLSQRGYVSYFFMDGDESWLERLAQSKDDFEMWWRTSFDMARTKDERNLLFAIESEYVRYSVLKERVINIFRQGDRQRSVELHAEARQKFFQVNDLCRQFKQRQKKNITSLIEGYRTKFKILSWLAWSAIPAAAILGLLLAILIMRRVLAPIHRLKDVLSNRVDKSAQEAEVLDEVEYLGDRIQILLKDVGQAQDKLAKSREDLLQAEKLATIGKLAAGVAHSVRNPLTSVKMRLFTLERSLPSTPETREDLDVISEEIDFIDTILKNFLEFSRPPKLKPQPLSLSSVVDQTLQLLRHKLESMHIDVTVHREKPLPVVLGDPDQLKEVLVNLLINGMEAMGEGGAVTITEEEGVMEPYGRVAIVRVADNGPGLPHNVRAHLFEPFVSTKEDGTGLGLAISKRIVEEHGGWLHATSETGRGATFVIGLPRMEAPA, encoded by the coding sequence ATGCGAATTCTCGGCTTGCGAAGCCGTATCTTCATCCTTCTGGGAATACTTGTGGCCGTGAACCTTACCGGCGCGCTTGTCACCCTGTGGTACGTGCAGCGCACCCAGGCCCTGTTTTCCGAAACCATGGAGCAAGGCGCCGAAGCACTGGACGCCGCGCAGGAGATGCAACGTGCGTTGCTCTCTCAACGCGGGTACGTCAGCTACTTTTTCATGGACGGCGACGAATCCTGGCTCGAGCGCCTGGCACAATCCAAAGATGATTTCGAAATGTGGTGGCGCACGTCTTTCGACATGGCGCGAACCAAGGACGAGCGGAACCTGCTTTTCGCCATAGAGTCAGAATATGTCCGCTACTCCGTGCTCAAGGAGCGGGTCATCAATATCTTCCGGCAGGGCGATCGCCAACGCAGTGTGGAACTGCATGCCGAAGCGCGCCAGAAGTTTTTCCAGGTCAACGACCTGTGCCGACAGTTCAAACAGCGCCAGAAAAAGAACATCACCTCGCTCATCGAGGGTTACAGGACCAAGTTCAAGATCCTCAGCTGGCTCGCCTGGTCGGCTATACCGGCGGCCGCCATTCTCGGCCTGCTGCTGGCCATCCTCATCATGCGCCGTGTGCTCGCGCCGATTCACCGGCTCAAAGACGTTCTCTCCAACCGGGTCGACAAATCTGCCCAGGAAGCTGAAGTCCTGGACGAAGTGGAGTATCTCGGCGACAGAATTCAAATTCTGCTCAAAGACGTGGGCCAGGCGCAGGACAAACTCGCCAAAAGCCGGGAGGATCTGCTGCAGGCGGAGAAACTCGCCACAATCGGCAAGCTGGCCGCCGGTGTCGCGCACAGCGTGCGTAACCCGCTGACTTCGGTAAAGATGCGGCTTTTCACCCTGGAGCGCAGCCTGCCGTCCACTCCGGAAACGCGCGAAGACCTGGACGTCATCAGCGAGGAGATCGACTTCATCGACACGATCCTCAAAAACTTCCTCGAATTCTCCAGACCGCCCAAACTCAAGCCCCAGCCTTTAAGCCTCTCTTCGGTCGTGGACCAGACCCTCCAACTGCTCCGCCACAAGCTCGAGTCCATGCACATAGACGTGACCGTGCACCGTGAGAAGCCCCTGCCAGTAGTGCTCGGCGACCCGGACCAGCTCAAGGAAGTACTGGTGAACCTGCTGATCAACGGCATGGAAGCAATGGGCGAAGGCGGCGCCGTGACTATCACCGAAGAGGAAGGCGTGATGGAACCATACGGACGGGTGGCCATCGTCCGGGTGGCGGACAACGGGCCCGGCTTGCCGCACAATGTCCGGGCGCACCTGTTCGAACCGTTCGTCAGCACCAAGGAAGACGGCACCGGCCTGGGGCTGGCAATTTCCAAACGCATCGTGGAGGAGCACGGCGGCTGGTTGCACGCCACCTCCGAGACAGGACGGGGAGCCACATTCGTCATCGGCCTGCCCCGCATGGAGGCTCCGGCATGA
- a CDS encoding sigma-54 interaction domain-containing protein, translating to MPTRSKTANSNGGGIRSSARRAMLIATSRGEELEQLRSALAGQWRIMSCIDSGELLSMSLASPCFAVLVDVDFLRDVASQDSGAQAGGAEAGLHLLWKRVPGAHVVILAGAGDMREVVATVKKGADNYLTYPIHPDEVRYVLESLEAAHRMEGELSYLRDSFWGEDVKRLTRTESPAMREVLTKAKAAAPTSALILLTGESGTGKSSLAKLIHAHSMRKDKPFVAVHCGAIPDTLVESELFGHEKGAFTGAVRRKLGKFEIAHGGTLFLDEVGTLSMAAQVKLLQVLQEKTFHRVGGETDILTDARVIAAANQDLKAMVREGRFREDLYYRLNVFPLDIPPLRERKMDIPLLVASFLERLGSEYGKQLHGVTPETLEALARYDWPGNVRELENLVERAFILEDSHMLTLDSFPVEFHPAHACYAEQAQRSVGAEMTLAEVREQARDAVEKQYLQDVLAMHGGRINKTAAHAGITPRQLHKLMARHGLDKKQYKNASGGQGIIDPQAP from the coding sequence ATGCCCACACGAAGCAAGACCGCGAACTCCAACGGAGGCGGTATCCGTTCGTCCGCTCGACGCGCCATGCTTATCGCAACTTCGCGCGGCGAGGAGCTGGAGCAACTGCGGTCCGCGCTTGCGGGCCAGTGGCGGATCATGAGTTGTATCGACAGCGGCGAGCTGTTGTCCATGTCCCTGGCCTCGCCGTGCTTTGCAGTGCTCGTGGATGTGGATTTTTTGCGTGACGTCGCCTCGCAGGATTCAGGGGCGCAGGCAGGCGGCGCCGAGGCGGGCCTGCATCTCCTGTGGAAGCGCGTTCCAGGCGCTCACGTGGTCATACTTGCCGGAGCCGGGGACATGCGCGAGGTCGTGGCCACGGTAAAGAAGGGTGCCGACAACTATCTGACGTACCCCATTCACCCCGATGAGGTCCGCTACGTGCTGGAAAGTCTCGAAGCAGCGCACCGCATGGAGGGGGAACTCTCCTATCTGCGCGACAGCTTCTGGGGCGAGGACGTGAAACGGCTGACCCGAACGGAAAGCCCGGCCATGCGCGAGGTCCTGACCAAAGCCAAGGCCGCCGCTCCCACGAGTGCGCTCATCCTGCTCACCGGCGAATCCGGCACGGGCAAGAGCTCCCTTGCCAAGCTCATCCATGCGCATTCCATGCGCAAGGATAAGCCCTTTGTAGCCGTGCACTGCGGCGCCATTCCGGACACCCTTGTGGAAAGCGAACTCTTCGGCCACGAGAAAGGCGCCTTCACAGGCGCAGTGCGCCGCAAGCTCGGAAAATTCGAGATCGCCCACGGCGGCACCCTTTTCCTCGACGAGGTCGGCACGCTGTCCATGGCAGCCCAGGTCAAGCTGCTCCAGGTCCTGCAGGAGAAAACCTTCCATCGCGTGGGCGGGGAGACGGACATCCTTACCGATGCCCGGGTCATCGCAGCGGCCAATCAGGATCTCAAGGCCATGGTGCGCGAGGGGCGGTTCCGCGAGGACCTCTACTACCGGCTCAACGTCTTCCCCCTGGACATCCCGCCGCTGCGCGAGCGCAAGATGGACATCCCATTGCTGGTGGCGAGCTTTCTCGAACGGCTCGGCAGCGAGTACGGCAAGCAACTGCACGGCGTGACTCCGGAAACGCTGGAGGCCCTCGCCCGCTACGACTGGCCCGGGAACGTGCGCGAGTTGGAAAACCTCGTGGAGCGTGCCTTCATCCTGGAAGACTCCCACATGCTCACCCTGGACAGTTTCCCGGTGGAGTTCCATCCAGCCCATGCCTGCTACGCCGAGCAGGCGCAACGCAGCGTTGGTGCGGAGATGACCCTGGCCGAAGTGCGCGAACAAGCCAGGGACGCCGTGGAAAAGCAGTACCTTCAAGACGTGCTCGCCATGCACGGCGGCCGCATCAACAAAACCGCCGCCCATGCCGGCATCACCCCCAGGCAGCTGCACAAACTCATGGCCCGTCACGGCCTGGACAAAAAGCAATATAAGAATGCCTCCGGCGGCCAGGGGATCATTGACCCCCAGGCCCCCTGA